The sequence TCCCACGCCGGGGAAAATAGGGAATATCTCAAGGTGGTAGCGCATCCACAATTCCATTGCCCCGCTAAACCAGCTAACCTCAGGTACAGACAGACCGGTGGCCATTTCTTTAAGCAAtgaaaattaagcacaaaacaTGCAATTTTGCTTCTTGCTCTCAGGACTCTATCTATACGTGCCCTAACGCTAGGCCCTTgattttctgttaataaattACAGTGAGGCCCTAGAAGAGTACTTCAAGAGATTTCAAGATGTTAAAATTGGGTTGGCGAGGGCGATATCCAAGATCTTGGGACTTGAAGAGTTTTACATCGAGAAGTTCTTCAATCTGAAGTCAGGATTTGATGTATCTGCCATGAATGTCTATCCACCCAATTTCCAGTCCAAAGGTTCTATCGGAGTGCCTTCGCATACCGACCCTGGCTTCTTTGTTTCTCTCATACAAGATGTGAATGGCGGTCTCCAAGTGCTGTCGCACAAAGGGAAGTGGATCAACGTATATATACCTCGTAACGCCTTCCTAATTCAAATCGGAGATCATCTGGAGGTAACTGAAGTCCTCTGCGACACAATCTTTCCCCCCTCTTAGTAGCTAGTCGCGATATAaccttaaaatcattaattattatcttgGTCCACTGCCGAGGAGGTTCAATAGATTTTGTGCTATAGGATGGGGATATAGCGACATGTTCCCTCCATCTCTAAATTTTTATTCCATCACTTCcaaaatatgagatttgaaactTCTAAATATCAAATTCTCAACGGTTTGGTGTTCCGTTTAAGaatatcaaataatcatctcaatctaatagtttaaactgttaGATGAGGTCCTATCATTTCAGAatgtgatttatattattttctaacacaccccctcaaatgaaagttttttgaACTAGAAACTTGCATGGACTCACACtactttgtgcttaatttttatcatataaatgagAATAATAAGATTTAAGCTCGTAACTGCTTGATCATTAAGGCTCTGAtatcatctcaactcaatagattaaactgttaggtgaggggtataatttatattattctcaaaATAACACATATATCTAGCTAAtactttgtttgttttaaacaaATCTGCAGcaggataaaaaaatcatatataattcaaaCTTGTATTATAAACTCATCAATATATATTAcatactaaatttttttcattattttatgtttttattgcaCAAATACTTGTAATAGCCGCGTaaacttatataattagaatttttaaggGGATGCTAATGACTGGGATCTGAGAATTTTCTTAGAAAGTTTAGAAATTTATAAATcctgataagaaaaaataaacaattgattagaaaaaatatattcccCAAAATTATACATGTTCAATTATTTGGACAGAACgatcaattaaaatctaattaatataaCATGATTTTGAGTGAGTGAAAGTTATTTGATGTTCATAATTGGACGtctgatttttaattttgtttaaataagTATCTGGTTTAAAAAGCGCGAAATGTGAAATGATTTTAGATATATTTGTATCCTATGGATgtcaattattttaaacttattaATGTACGTTAATTTGTAGCAAAACTGTTTTTAGAATAAGacagttataataataataataaaaaagaggtcAATATCATGAATCGGTCAAagtcaaataaaagaaattgagttattttatattttatttttatagaggaaaaaattaaagtctgaaagcaaaaaaaaaaaaaaaaatcttatttctaATGCTTATTTGTTAAAGGTAATTATCTTGATATTTTAATGAacacataaatattttagttaataGACATCCACTTAGACTCTTcattatacaatataaaaagacTCAACAACTatttgaacaaaattaaaaatcagaCACTCACttaattatgaaaatcaaataaattcaaGCATTCAAAATCACTCTTGCTAACCCTAATCTAATTTTCTCATGGTTGGCCGTAAATTAATGCTGTGTTCTTACTGCAGATTCTAACCAATGGCAAGTATAAGAGTCATATTCATCAGGTAGTGGTGGACAACAACAAGGTTAGAAGAATCTCTCTTGCCACACTTCATGGACCATCTCTAGACACCCTTGTGATTCCGGCGACAAAGTTTGTGGATCATTTTCACCCACTGGGCTACCGAGGGATGACTTACAAGGAATCCTTGGAGGCTAATGGCCATCACGAGATTGAAGTTCAATCATGCCTTGAACAACTTAGGCTATGAACGAACAGATAGTTATTTACTCCTAGCTCCGGTGAGGAGGTGACCGTCGTGCAGCTGGTCTCTGTGTGCTTTTACTCATGTtatggtttctttctttctttctttattattgtcaTCCTAAATAAACATACCAGTTGCACCATTCATGTGATAAAATGGTGTTGATCGCGAAATTGATTTATAAGATGTAATtgggtttgttttcttttttctttttctatgtaAACTAGCTAGATGTGTGTTCTGTGTTGTGTACGCAAGATATGtatattacttttaatatttagaaaaattaattgagtaatttttttcttcttgattttaattttattcctaattaataaaacttgtgaaataaaaaatcgaTTAAGATAAAACAACATAATCTTTTAAGGAATCACAatggttcaagaaaaagaaaagacatctcctagattttatttttattttaacgaTGACAATATAATTAAACATGAGTAATTACTATATAAAACAACATATTAATTAAGATGAAACAAGATCTCCTTAAtgattcaggaaaaaaaatataaaaagcgtCTCCTTAATTTGTTTCTTAATGATGTTCTAATTAAACATGACCTATTACTTGATGAATTCACACATCGATTAAGATTAAACAACACAACATTTACTTGATGAATTCATTATTGGGTTCAAGATAGATTGGAGTGAATTTTAtcaatagaatatttttttgcaatatttCTTGGTAAATAtcgaagaaaatattttcttggtatataccaagagaattacattagaaaaagaagaaattaaaaaaaaaactaaaaaatatggtgACATATCATTTACACAGACGATATTACTGATAGATTAATATCGTTGGTAAAATCTATCTATAAACCTGTTGGTAAACTATTATGTTTTTCCTGGTACTGTTCATTATGTTAATTATAGAAGGTATCACCGACGAATTAATTCCTTTAGTATATTTTAGAGAGCTCTGAAGCTGTTCACTTCTCAATTGCATTGTTCATATTGTCAATTACATACAAGATCATCGATGGAttaattccgttggtattttcCAGATAGATCTAGAATTGTTCACTTCTCAATtgcattgttaattatttttctttataaatcgAATCACTAATATATTGAAAAGTCATTAGTGATATTTGAgggtttctaaaattttttgactaaataaaaaatttaaattaaatattacatataGAATTATTGacgaattaaaaattattggtaATACTTGGGGGGTTTCTAAATTAATGTGTAAACTTTATGAATGTAGAATGAACTATTGACATGAGGAGTAGCTAGCCTCACAACTGCAAATCCTAAATCTCTTCTTCCCATCTTCtatttagaagatttttttgTCTCCTCTTTAATCTACTTTTTTTCTATCTCCTTTCCTATTTTATCCTCTTCTTAGAGCTTGTTTGATAGAATTGGAGACACCTATAATTACAAAGACAAAACAGAATCTCAATCTTCATTTGGTAATGAAAAagcaaacaagaacaaaaataccTTCATACctcattcatttcatttcaaaaagtATCCCTCTGCTAATCAATGAGAGCGCCACATTGTACTCTCCTCTTAGAACTTTCCACAACACAAAGTTCCCCCACTTCTCATGTTACAAGATAGTAAAATGGATCTAGTATACTTAATGATGATCCATTTTCCTTTCCATCCTTAGATAGAATCCAATTTCTCATGGAATATTTCCTCCAAGAGGCTATTAAAATGATGATGGAAGGTATAGAACCAAGTCATACCTTGACATCTTATCTTGGTGTGACCCGATAACAAATAGCGGATGGCCAAGTTGTCCACTATATTGTTTGAGTATCAAACCCGGCCCGGTTCAAGGTCTAGGTTTCAAGTTTTGACCGAGTCACAGGGTCTCGGgtcaattcattttaaaaaaactaaaatgacatcattttagcaaaaaaaaaaacaaatcaacggGTTGCAATTGGGTTTTTGACTAGGTGTTGCCGGTTCAACCTGTCGAGTCAGCCGGGTCACCCCGGGTTTTgcctttccttatttttttaaacctgaTTCGGTTTCAGCCACAAATCAGCCGGGTCCGGGGTTGATCTACCAAGGCAGGCCGGGTTTCAATGAGCCTAACAACAAACAATGGACAACCAAGTTATCTGTTACATTGTTTGGGCCTGTCCCCATGATAAATTGTGGACAATGCCTAGGCATATTTTCATATGCCAACTCCTGTATAAACCACTTAATTGGCTTGCATCCTAGTTAGAAGAAATTAGCTCAGTGATTGGACTAtactaatgaaattaaaattagctCAGTGATTGCGTGGGATGTTAGAAGTTGGAGTCTGGAATTGAGAGGGGGAGTTAAAGAAATTCATTTATTGAGTCCAAGTATCTCTTTCAAGCCCAAAGGCCCAAGCCACACATCAGACACTCTAAGAAATTGAGTATCTCATGTAATCACTACTCAGCCCACAAAAGAGGCGTAAGCCCTAACGGTACAGTTTCTAAAAGGATCTTGCCACGCTCCAAATCAGTTTGCAATATAGCTAGCCAATCTCCACAAGTATTACCCTCTCTTTACACGTGCTTGAATATAAACTCCCATGATTTTCAACTCAACTGTCTTATTTTGCAGAAAAACGGAGAGTTGggtccataaaaaaaaaaaaaaaaaaaaaccacttagactgtaaaaataaaaatatattaataaaaaaatactaatacattcttagagtttgtttgataatgtaattatatttattttttaaataattttttatattaaaatatatgctaataatatttttttatttttttaaaaaattaattttgatactaGTATAGCATATCaaagtttgaaaatattaaaattatattaatttaatttaaatttctttttaaaaaaacagacaTGTACTTTTCTGAGCCTTTTCTGCCTCTCATCTCTCTGAAATCCTAGCCACAAGTCAAACGGAAAAGTAGTAGCCACAAGCCAAACGGAAAAGTAGTAGCCACAAGCTTTCTATCGTTTCTCATCTCTTCcatcactttctctctctctatctcccttaaatatattttgttttattgccATGTCAAGATCTGGGTCGTTAATGTACAAGTAGAAAACGGTAAACAATTGCAGAGTCGTGAGGGTTGGTAAATTATGAGCATCTCATCAACCATGAGTTATATAGTTGGCGTAAATGATTGTAGATCTAGCTGACAAAGTTTGGAATTATGTAAATgtcataaattcttttttttttaatcatgttctttgttttttatttatttatttacgttgGTGTCCGAGCcagcaccacgactaatctcacggttcactgaacatcctgcaaacccagtgaacatataaggcaccgcggggatgacaggcgtgcacggtgaggtttgaattcaggatgcagaggaagggaacaagtcccttcaaccgctgggccaacACCTCAAGTGTTgttctttgtttctctttttcatgaCTAGATATTGTTTAGGATTTTAAATAGCATTTTGTTGAGGGATGTAGATGTGATTGTAATAGCCTTAaggtatttattttaaagttttgtttgtttttatgttttaaaaatatttttgaaaaaaatttaattatttttttattttttttctttacttttaattaatatttttttggtattttagattattttgatatgttgatgtcaaatataattttaaaaaaaataaaaataaaattattttaatatattttcaaataacaaacattttaaaaagtaactggaaacacatttcaaaatacattatatgagttctttatttttagattcaatCCAGTGAGATAAAtaatagaagttttttttttgttagtttgtaactaaataatcaaaccaacttaaattaaaactaagctggtttaaactaatttttattttgaattttaaaaaattaatttaattattttttaaaataaaaattaatccaaaacgAAAATCCTCGTACCTAAACGAAGAGCCTTTGCTAACAAATCATAGCCGACATCTAATAGATACAACTGCTACATGACAAGAaaatttgttctgttttttttttttgtagaaaaatatCTTCCTACTTATCCTACTGTTTGATGTACACATTCCTAAATTTTCATTCCATTTTATAAatcaatacttttatttttttattattattataattaataaaaactaaaagatgcTTCCACTAAGCATCATTTCACAAAATActattcttagtttttttttttgttttttttctagaatgtatgtttttttattcttgaatttttaatttattagagattgagtttcatgatttgttacAGTTTGTTTTCTACATGGTATTTCAAAATCATGATTCAAGTTGCAGGTTTAGCAGGTTAACtcggttgattttattttttttaactgttattttctttttaattttattcttcaacatcaagtttatttaaaattaggtTTCATAATTTACTTTGTTTACTTTATATTAAGTTATTACGGTCTCATTACTATGAGTTTAAAAGTTAGCTTGAGTTGACTTAGGtcgttttattgtatttttttatagattgatttttttttaattttattttttatcaatgagTTTGTTGGGAATTgtacttcataatttttttaatttgctttatataaAGTTATCCTAATGATCTAAATTGCATATTTGTCAAAATAACTCAGGTTggctcagatttttttttttcatttgcccTACTAGCagcaacaaaattattttctcattaaatATATTGAGTCCCAAACCCAGTTTcttagaaacaaaaaattaaagattaaagaatgggaataaaaaaaaaaaatggtttcctGATTTTTGGAATGGCACAAGTGTACAACTTTCTAGAATGTTCAATTCAAAACACTATCACCAACGTCATGCAGCtaattatgactttttttttctacaaatgctttattttaataatgttaGAAAAGTGAGAAACTCAAATTATGCTGAAATGTGACTAACAATTATGATGAGGCAAACTCTTAGCTAAGGCAACcttgacaataaaataaaaaaaataaaagtcatttttattatttattttactggTCTGAGCCAATAGCCACGTCTTAAATAAACACAATTTATAGGACATAACTAGTAAGCTGGTCGCATTTCATTGTGGTTggacaaagaaaaatgaacGTGCTAGCAttttcaattgtgtttttttgacataaaaaaaaattcaaactggtttcatacatttaattaaataaatggatcagaaattatattgataaaatatactagctaaaaattaaattaaaaagttatatatatatatatatatatatatatatatatatatataatcttgcaACATAAACTATGGGTCtgattgtatttaataattttattttttaaaattaattttttatttaattaaataataaaaataaacatggacATGAAAGCAATTGAATaaaattcatgaagaaaatatcatgttataatcttattagaaaatttttaaaaacaaaataaaaattaaataatatttttttaaaactattacattttttaactttttttgttttaattaatctcAATAGAAATTGATTACCTGATGGGTTGAGTAACTCTCAcacacatttaatttatttattttaattaattcaaataaaaaaaaagtaaaaacaaaaagtcaTGTGGTTGGGGTTCATCAAGCCTATTAAAGAAAAAGCCACGCACAACtagcattttcttttctttatttttatttatttctctaaaGAAATAGGTGATGTTGTTTGATTGTCCAATTTCTGACCACCAGAGAGTGGTTAAAAAATCAGGGCGGGGGATTTCTTTaccaaaagttttatttttcattattttcaccTAAGCATCCTTCTAATGTGaatgaattaataaatcaatttaaaataaccttaaattcatctaaaaatacaataaaaatatcttccAACCCTGATCTACCTTTTCCAACAATATCAAAGAGGAAAATAGCTTAAGATAGCTTCTCTCGTCGAATAAAACTTATTGACACcaagaatgaatttttttatagatggaATGTGACGAACCATtgattctctttttttcccacTATTTTCCATtcaatttctctctttctctaaccAACAACTCAAAAAAGAGAATATAAAGTTTTGGACCAAAACAAAACTCTCAAAAACTAAAGGGACTacgataaaaaaggaaaaagaaaataaggggATAGAAAAGAACTTTTTGGTGCAAATTTTAGATTGGTCACATCATTTGGTCGTGCTTCACACTTTGgtcttcaatattttaattgtgtttttctataacaaaatataagaaattagtCATTAATTTGAACACTAAAGATtgtaattgaagagaaaaaaagttcaagaattaaaattaaaaaaaaaaacagagcattgTGCGAATCCACAATGCCCTGAGTTTGTATTTGTGTGTACAGGGTGTGGGGCAATAGTAAAAACCCCAcacattttagtttttgttaatgctagaattttttttttaaaccatggttaattagaatatttgaggttaaattaaaagtaagttTCACACATTTCTAGGATTGAaactttgtttaaaattattcttcaacAAAAGTTCTTTGATATGGAACATtagtataattaaaacaaattatatgtcAATGAGAAATTGATCTCAAGAATCTATTATTGGTATAGTTTTGTGAAACCCAAAACTATATATcctaggttaaaaaaaaaatacaagatcaTTTTGTAGTTCATATAGTGTAAAGTTAAGGAGTCATAAATAAGTTTAAATAATTTGGGAATAATCCACACTCGTGCACTCACCTCAGGATAAGGCTTGGATTTGGTTTTTGCCAAcctattttttacttgaacaaAATCATTAGCATGTGCTGTTTTGGtagtcaaataaattttttaacagaaaaaaataaaatcaaggtgCTATCATGTTTTCTAgcagaaaaaaaactaaaccttgTGAATGTTAATCTTACATGACCTGGTCAACGTAATTGGTCCAAAAACAAGTCGGAAGaccattagaaaataaatattgagatgaaaacatatttgatcgacttagttaacttgtcaaatttatGACCCGGATCGTGGGACCTgtataactctatagaaaacaaatcgaaataaattataaaactcaattctcaattaacccaatgttgaaggatgaaattaaaaaaaaaccaaaaaaaccccaaaaaacaAGCAACTCGAGTCAACTAGGATTAAGTTACTAAATCCGCAAGGCTAAAACCCAAGTTATGCaagtaaaataaatctaaagaaagcaaatcaaaacaaattacgaaactcaatttttaatcaacctaatattgaagaataaaattgaaaaaaataatcaattaaatagaagatatatataaaaaaatatccgaGTTAATTTGGGTTAACCCATGATCCAAGTATtaagatcaagataaaaaataaataaaaaacaattttgaaatctaattttaaatcaactaaatgttcaagaatgaaattgagaaaataatttaactaaaaaaataacaaaagaaatctaagttaacccgttaaatttataatctggATCATGAAACCGGGATAAACAAAcctattgaagaatgaaattgaaaaaaaaaaactaagccataaaaaaaaaatgttcaagtaAACAATGCTTTGTAAGGAGGGGAAGAATGAATTCTCCTTCTCAATTAGTTTATgttaaatttgagtttattataaaataattttttgactcataaaaaaatattttttataatcttatctcatcacataaaacaaatatgttaaattaaggtttttaaagaagaaaaaaaatgtttgtttttgtttttttatttcttttatgacagttaattaagataattaattttgGTTTCAAAATCTACCATGAAAATGACGAAATaaaagtattatatatatatattttcaaactcttATTCACCTAAactatagggaaaaaaaaacacacaatattgaaaaatacataGATTTCATTACCCACACTCAAACATGGTATGCAAGTCGGTAtagaaactgaaattaaaaaataaataaaattcgtAGCAGATACTTGAAGCATCAGCAAGCAAGGATATGCATTGCTGGAAATCTTAGCTGCCATTAGAATCTTTTATATCCTGCCAGATATTTCAACATTATTTGCAGAGGGAGAGCAAAAACATTACGTGCAACACCCAGTCTAATTTACACAAGACGGATCATATATTCATTTTGCTGCTTTGCCTTTCTTGGCAAAAAAGAAAGACCAGCAACCTCCTCTTCCGTGCCTGCATTGCAATCAAGAACACCAAGTCACAAGCA is a genomic window of Populus alba chromosome 5, ASM523922v2, whole genome shotgun sequence containing:
- the LOC118029194 gene encoding 2-oxoglutarate-dependent dioxygenase 19 → MAQTSPVHTQETSEHTNITSVPSSNINIPMDSVLAVDEEIPTVDFLMLFSDDPIQQSKALDNLSNACDEYGFFYLVNHGVPDSVIEGALEGIADFFEVTKEEERKEYVKSSPSDRIMWGLNSHAGENREYLKVVAHPQFHCPAKPANLSEALEEYFKRFQDVKIGLARAISKILGLEEFYIEKFFNLKSGFDVSAMNVYPPNFQSKGSIGVPSHTDPGFFVSLIQDVNGGLQVLSHKGKWINVYIPRNAFLIQIGDHLEILTNGKYKSHIHQVVVDNNKVRRISLATLHGPSLDTLVIPATKFVDHFHPLGYRGMTYKESLEANGHHEIEVQSCLEQLRL